A window of Deltaproteobacteria bacterium genomic DNA:
GAACGTTCTCACTGTGTTTCTCCTTCCTAAAGACGACTACACCGCCTGAGTCGATTTGGATTGCCCTGCATCCGCCGCTGTATTCGTATAGCGCCGGATGCTCGAGCGGGTGTGGCGGGCGCGCGATCGAGTGCGGCGGTTAGGGGAGGGTGACGTCGGCGACGACGGGGTGCGGGCCGCGCTGGAATGGCCTGCGCTGCTGCGGAAGCTCGACCGGATCGACCCGAGCTACCGCTCAGGACGCCCCGATCACGCAGCTCTCGCTCTCGTCCTCCTGCCCTTGTCCGCTTGCTGTACCCCATCGACGAAGAGGATGCCGGCTCGGATGAGCGGCAGGAGAAGAGCCCCGTCGTGACGTCGGCACCGGGCCTACGCCATGTCCAGGAGCTTGAAGGCCATCAGGAGGCCCTTCGTGCGCGAGCCAGCGCCCTTCGTCACGCGCTGGCGCAGCCGCATCTCTCCCTACGCGTGAGATGCCGGCGCGATGCCGGGTCTCTCTTGACAGGACACGGCCACTCCGACAGTTGCCCACACCGTGAGATCGACCGGCCTCGTCGTCGCGCTCGTCGCGATCGTCGCCACCGCCCGCGCCGACCCGCCGCCGGCGCTCATCGGGTCGACCGAAGACGGCCGCCTGCTGCTCTTCCGCGCGGATCGTCCGGAAGCCGCCCGCACGGTCCGGCCGACCGGGCTCTCCGGTCGGCTCGTCGGCATCGACTCGCGTCCTGCCGACGGCCATCTCTACGGCCTCACCACGACCAACGACCTCTACCGCATCGATCCTACGACGGGTGCGTCCACCCTCGTCAGCACCCTCACGGTGCCATTCGACGGCGACCTCCGCTCGGGCATCGCTTTCAATCCCCAGGCGGATCGGCTCCGCCTGGTCAGCGCCGACGGCCAGAATCTGCGCGTCAACGTCGTCCTCGGCGCGACCGCGGTCGACACGCCGCTCGCCTATGCGCCCTCCGATCGGAATGCGGGCAAGCGCCCCCGCATCGCCGGCGCCGCCTACACCAACACCGTCCGCGACGCGCCGACGACGAAGCTCTTCGAGATCGACGCAGAGCAGGACGTCCTCGTGCTCCAGGACCCGCCCAACGACGGCCTCCTCGCGACCGTCGGCCCCCTCGACGCCGCCTTCGCCCCGCTCTCCGGGTTCACCATCGTGACCGACACGAGCGGCGCGGACCGAGCCTATGCCGCGACGGCCGGCAAGCTCTACACGATCGACCTCACGACCGGGCATGCGACCCCCGTTGGCACCATCGGCGATCCCCCGGTGCCGCTCGTCTCCCTCGCCGCTACGCCCGATGTCACTGCTCCGTAGATCCGGAGCGCTCGCCCCGCACCCTGCATCCGCGGGCCCGGCTCGGGCGTAGAAGAGACGGTGTGCGATCCCCCGCGCCGACCGACTATGCTAGCCAATACCTCGACTTGCGCCGGACTGGAGAGGACGAGACGGTCTCAGCCGAGCCATCGGACGAGGTCCTGCTCAGCGCGCTCGGCACCGACCGCGCCGCGCTCGGACCGCTCTACGATCGGTACGGCGGCCTCGTCTACGGGCTCGCCCGCGCCATCCTCCAGTCCCAGGACGAGGCCGAGGACCTCACGCAGGAGGTCTTCGTGATGCTCTGCCAGGGGACCACCTACGATGTGCGCCGCGGCTCCCTCGGCGCCTTCCTGACGACGCTTACGCGATCCCGGGCCATCGATCGGCTGCGACGCCGCGGGCGGCGCCTCCGCATCCTCCGCGCGTCCTGGCGTAGCGCGCCGCCGCCCGACGTGCCCGCGGCCCCGGTCGACCGGATCGCGACGCGCCAGTGCTCCGAGCGTGTGCGCGGCGCCGTCGCCGAGCTCCCCGCCAACGAGCGCCGCGTGCTCGAGATGGTCTACTACCAGGGCCTGACGCAGGCGGAGATCGCGGCGACTCTCGACGCCCCCCTCGGGACGGTGAAGAGCTGGTGTCGCCGCGGGCTCCTGGGGCTGCGCGCGGCGCTCGCGGATCTCATGGAGTGACGACGTGATGCTCCCCAACGACCTCGCCGTCGACTACGTGCTCGGGGAGCTCTCGCACGAGGATGCCGCGACGTTCGAGCGCCGCCTCGCCGGCGACCCGGAGCTGGCCGAGGAGGTGCGGCGGCTCCGCGCGACGCTCGGCCTGCTCCCGTTCGCGACGGTCACCGAGCCGCCCCCTCACCTTCGCGCGCGCGTGCTCGCGGCGGGCCGCGCGTCAGCACCGGCCAGGACGTCGGCACCCCGCCGCGTGGTCTGGAGCCGGTTCGCGGCCGCCGCCGCTGCCGTCCTCGCGCTCGCCTTCGGCTTCGACGCCTACCGCGTACGCCGGGACCTCGCCCTCGAGCGCGAGCTCACGGCGACGCTGCACGAGCCGAATGTCGTGCGCTCGTTCGCACTCGCCGGGACCGGCGGGGCGTACGGTACGGTCGCCCTCGACCTCGACGCGAAGCGCGGCGCGGTCGTCGTAAAGGGCCTGCGCGCCCTCCCCCCGGGCGAGCGCTACCGCCTGTGGGCTCAGGTCGGCGAGCGGAGCGTGTTCTGCGGCGAGTTCGGGGCGAGCGCGGCGGGCACGATCGTCGCGCAGTTCCCCGTGCCGGTCGAATCGTACACCGCGCCCATCGCGAAG
This region includes:
- a CDS encoding DUF4394 domain-containing protein, whose protein sequence is MRSTGLVVALVAIVATARADPPPALIGSTEDGRLLLFRADRPEAARTVRPTGLSGRLVGIDSRPADGHLYGLTTTNDLYRIDPTTGASTLVSTLTVPFDGDLRSGIAFNPQADRLRLVSADGQNLRVNVVLGATAVDTPLAYAPSDRNAGKRPRIAGAAYTNTVRDAPTTKLFEIDAEQDVLVLQDPPNDGLLATVGPLDAAFAPLSGFTIVTDTSGADRAYAATAGKLYTIDLTTGHATPVGTIGDPPVPLVSLAATPDVTAP
- a CDS encoding sigma-70 family RNA polymerase sigma factor yields the protein MRSPAPTDYASQYLDLRRTGEDETVSAEPSDEVLLSALGTDRAALGPLYDRYGGLVYGLARAILQSQDEAEDLTQEVFVMLCQGTTYDVRRGSLGAFLTTLTRSRAIDRLRRRGRRLRILRASWRSAPPPDVPAAPVDRIATRQCSERVRGAVAELPANERRVLEMVYYQGLTQAEIAATLDAPLGTVKSWCRRGLLGLRAALADLME